Proteins encoded together in one Desulfobaccales bacterium window:
- a CDS encoding FtsX-like permease family protein, whose amino-acid sequence MKPWLFRISLSHLAQYPGRTILGILGIALGTAVYLSISLAAASALQSFQNGVTAVTGKAQWRIQTPGSPLDESLFVTVRQLPMVEAAAPAVESVLDLAGHNQGPVLLLGIDPFSERPFRDYEFSHDHGLSDAVWSEFFTRPGSALVGRPLASRLNVKPGDTLPVMVGPRRHDLKIVGIFDAKSGLYPFDGAVLLMDMGPAQELLDRAGGLDYIDVIGAGPDADVQTALQKALPPGVEVVRPAAQGSRAEGLVASYRLNLAVLSAIALFVGMFLIYQSVTLSVVRRRREIGLLRTLGMTPGQVLLLFLAEGLASGLVGGLLGLILGVGLARGVLGVMTQNLSSLYMPVVAHEVWVRGGLMLQAWGLAVIATLAAALLPAREAARTQVRAVWHREELEEKIESRAGAIFVWGCVALVLAGAGASWKLGAGPPWPGFVAAFLILLGFALLTPLAARMLGLGLQPVFRKIFGPAGDLGCRYLAGSLSRSAVSIAALACALGMLIAVTVMIGSFRQTVNDWISRAISGDIFFGPAVFSTAAYDQYLPPEILPELKQDPDIKDIYLYRCVRIPFKDRYILVIGGSFEVLARHGGLWFRRGDTAEIMMEVGGEGQGLEARGQGLGKEDFGKSRSNYEIRRPETENSKPETAGMVVISEPLAEAFRLHEGGVIDLPTPSGPQKLTIAGVFYDYRTDGPSVWMDISQFRRFWPDTHLNAVRLYLKDPAKIPQVQARLQERYGHRYHLLSLSHRELRGGILKIFDETFALTYALEGVAVVVAVFGIITTFLVLVMERERELALLQAIGASHRQILGMVLVESGLASFLSFGLGAGCGSVLSLLLIFVINKQAFGWTIQLHMVPGIYIQTFCLVVGLGLAAAAYPAWRAMQPRLAAILKEE is encoded by the coding sequence GTATCCTGGGTATTGCCCTGGGGACCGCGGTCTATCTGAGCATATCCCTGGCCGCGGCCAGCGCCTTGCAAAGTTTTCAAAACGGCGTCACTGCGGTGACCGGCAAAGCCCAGTGGCGCATCCAGACGCCCGGCTCCCCCCTGGACGAATCGTTGTTCGTCACGGTGCGGCAGCTCCCAATGGTCGAGGCTGCGGCCCCGGCGGTAGAATCTGTCCTGGACCTCGCCGGCCATAACCAAGGCCCAGTCCTCCTTCTGGGAATCGATCCTTTCTCCGAGCGGCCTTTCCGGGATTACGAATTCTCCCATGATCATGGTCTCAGCGACGCGGTCTGGAGTGAATTTTTTACCCGGCCCGGTTCGGCCCTGGTGGGCCGGCCCCTGGCGTCGCGTTTAAACGTTAAACCCGGCGATACTCTGCCGGTGATGGTAGGCCCCCGGCGGCATGACCTTAAGATAGTCGGCATCTTCGATGCAAAGAGCGGCCTTTATCCCTTTGATGGCGCGGTGCTGCTCATGGATATGGGGCCGGCCCAGGAACTCCTGGATCGGGCGGGAGGCCTCGACTATATCGATGTGATCGGGGCTGGGCCAGACGCTGATGTCCAAACAGCCCTTCAAAAAGCGCTGCCTCCGGGGGTTGAGGTGGTGCGGCCCGCGGCCCAGGGCAGCCGCGCCGAGGGCCTGGTGGCCTCCTACCGCCTCAATCTGGCGGTACTGAGCGCCATTGCCCTGTTTGTGGGCATGTTCCTCATTTACCAGTCCGTTACTCTGTCGGTGGTGCGCCGTCGCCGGGAAATCGGCCTGCTGCGGACCCTGGGCATGACGCCGGGTCAGGTGTTGCTGCTGTTTTTGGCCGAGGGCCTGGCCAGCGGCCTGGTAGGCGGGCTTTTAGGCCTCATCCTCGGAGTCGGCCTGGCCAGGGGCGTCTTGGGGGTAATGACTCAGAACCTCTCGTCCCTTTACATGCCGGTGGTGGCCCATGAGGTCTGGGTCCGGGGTGGGCTCATGCTCCAGGCCTGGGGTCTGGCCGTCATCGCCACCCTCGCGGCGGCCCTGCTGCCGGCCCGGGAAGCGGCCCGGACGCAGGTAAGGGCTGTATGGCACCGGGAGGAACTGGAAGAAAAAATCGAGAGCCGGGCCGGGGCCATCTTTGTATGGGGTTGCGTAGCCCTGGTTCTGGCAGGGGCAGGGGCCTCCTGGAAACTGGGCGCCGGCCCTCCTTGGCCGGGATTCGTTGCGGCGTTCCTCATTCTTCTGGGCTTCGCCCTCTTGACGCCTCTGGCGGCACGCATGTTGGGGCTGGGTTTGCAGCCCGTCTTTCGTAAAATCTTCGGTCCCGCGGGCGATTTGGGTTGCCGTTATCTGGCCGGGTCCTTGAGCCGCAGCGCGGTTTCCATCGCGGCCCTGGCGTGCGCCCTGGGCATGCTCATCGCGGTGACGGTGATGATCGGCTCTTTCCGCCAGACCGTGAACGACTGGATAAGCCGGGCCATCAGCGGCGACATCTTTTTCGGACCCGCGGTCTTCTCCACCGCGGCCTATGACCAATACCTGCCGCCGGAGATCCTGCCGGAGCTGAAACAGGATCCCGACATCAAAGATATTTACCTCTACCGCTGCGTCCGCATCCCTTTTAAAGATCGTTATATCCTGGTCATCGGCGGCAGCTTCGAAGTCCTGGCCCGGCATGGCGGCCTCTGGTTCCGCCGGGGAGATACGGCGGAGATTATGATGGAAGTTGGGGGGGAGGGGCAGGGGTTAGAGGCCAGGGGTCAGGGGTTAGGGAAAGAGGATTTTGGTAAATCAAGGTCGAATTATGAAATAAGAAGACCGGAAACAGAAAACAGTAAACCGGAAACCGCAGGGATGGTCGTCATCTCGGAACCTCTGGCTGAGGCCTTTCGTCTGCACGAAGGCGGCGTCATCGATTTGCCGACGCCAAGCGGTCCGCAAAAGCTTACTATCGCGGGAGTTTTTTACGACTACCGCACCGACGGCCCCAGCGTCTGGATGGATATTTCCCAATTTCGGCGCTTTTGGCCTGACACTCATCTGAACGCGGTGCGTCTATATCTTAAGGACCCCGCCAAGATCCCCCAGGTTCAGGCCCGGCTTCAGGAACGCTACGGCCACCGCTACCATCTCCTGAGTCTGTCTCATCGGGAGCTTAGAGGCGGCATCCTGAAAATCTTCGACGAGACCTTTGCCCTGACCTACGCCCTGGAAGGGGTGGCGGTAGTGGTGGCGGTCTTCGGCATCATCACCACCTTTTTGGTGCTCGTCATGGAGCGGGAGCGGGAGTTGGCCCTGCTCCAGGCCATAGGCGCCTCCCACCGGCAAATATTGGGCATGGTACTGGTTGAATCGGGCCTGGCCAGCTTCTTGAGCTTTGGGCTCGGGGCCGGGTGCGGCTCGGTGCTGTCGCTTTTGCTCATCTTCGTGATCAACAAGCAGGCCTTCGGTTGGACCATCCAACTGCATATGGTCCCCGGCATCTATATCCAGACCTTCTGCCTCGTAGTGGGCCTGGGTCTGGCCGCCGCGGCCTACCCTGCCTGGCGGGCTATGCAGCCGCGCCTGGCGGCGATATTAAAAGAGGAATAA